One Mycobacteroides salmoniphilum DNA segment encodes these proteins:
- a CDS encoding acyl-CoA dehydrogenase family protein produces MTAATTSPVLAYQGASDTDFAAWTRIAERVANELAATTLERDRANQNPVAEIALLREHGLLSFATAREFGGAGGSLTQALQLSRIIAAADGSIGQLLAYHFSNGVWTHILGSPAQREHIARGVGEQGWFQGSVSNPRDPGITVTRTDEGYRVNGTRTFATGVAVADLITVLLYEEEPINAIIPRDREGLRFNDDWDNLGQRLTASGSVEFDNVLLRHDEVLTGLVEYGDDREYRDGLRALFSQLIFVHLYLGIAEGALAAGVTYVRDKGRPWPEAHSTEVTEDPYHQQLLGRLSAGIAAGIALGDAVTKEFEQILAADRGLTAAQWGAVAIRVDQAKSVATEVSLDVTHNIFQATGARSTANSVGLDIYWRNARTHTTHDPLPYRQREIGRYLLTDEWPSPRSLTGLGRLAATTQGKGS; encoded by the coding sequence ATGACTGCCGCCACCACGTCACCAGTCCTTGCCTACCAAGGGGCCAGCGATACCGACTTCGCCGCGTGGACGCGGATCGCCGAGCGTGTCGCCAACGAGCTGGCGGCCACCACACTGGAACGAGACCGCGCCAACCAAAATCCCGTCGCCGAGATCGCGCTGCTACGCGAGCACGGCCTGCTGTCCTTCGCCACCGCCCGCGAATTCGGTGGCGCCGGAGGAAGTCTGACCCAGGCGCTACAGCTCAGCCGGATCATCGCGGCCGCCGACGGCTCCATCGGTCAACTGCTTGCCTACCACTTCTCCAACGGCGTATGGACGCACATTCTCGGGTCGCCGGCTCAGCGCGAGCACATCGCGCGCGGTGTGGGCGAGCAGGGCTGGTTCCAGGGCAGTGTCAGCAATCCACGTGACCCGGGCATCACGGTGACCCGGACAGACGAGGGCTATCGGGTCAACGGCACGCGGACATTCGCCACCGGGGTCGCGGTCGCCGACCTGATCACCGTGCTGCTCTACGAAGAGGAGCCGATCAATGCGATCATCCCCCGTGACCGAGAAGGCCTGCGGTTCAACGACGATTGGGACAACCTCGGACAACGGCTTACCGCAAGCGGCAGTGTCGAATTCGACAATGTGCTGCTCCGCCATGACGAGGTACTCACCGGCCTTGTCGAGTACGGTGACGACCGCGAGTATCGGGATGGGCTGCGGGCGTTGTTCAGCCAGCTGATCTTCGTACACCTGTACCTCGGGATCGCCGAGGGCGCACTCGCCGCCGGCGTCACCTACGTCAGAGACAAGGGCCGTCCGTGGCCCGAGGCGCACTCCACGGAGGTGACCGAGGATCCGTACCACCAGCAGCTGCTAGGGCGCCTGTCGGCCGGTATCGCCGCGGGAATCGCCCTCGGCGACGCGGTGACCAAGGAGTTCGAACAGATCCTGGCAGCCGATCGAGGGCTCACCGCGGCTCAGTGGGGCGCGGTGGCCATCCGGGTGGATCAGGCCAAGTCCGTCGCCACCGAGGTGTCCTTGGATGTGACACACAACATCTTCCAGGCCACCGGCGCTCGGTCGACAGCCAATTCGGTTGGACTGGATATTTATTGGCGCAACGCACGCACACACACCACCCACGATCCGCTGCCCTACCGCCAGCGTGAGATCGGGCGGTACCTGTTGACCGATGAGTGGCCGTCACCACGCAGCCTCACGGGCCTTGGGCGCCTCGCCGCTACAACACAGGGCAAGGGATCGTGA
- a CDS encoding GNAT family N-acetyltransferase, with translation MTDIRFLQTSAEREGAFRVFWRAMVGLPPLGDIATDQLLEAGRYLGAFDDAELVGGADSYTSWLTVPGGARVPHAAVTHIGVLPTHTRRGILTSLVTRQLTDIAGRGELVASLRASEAVIYRRFGYGAATSSATYRIQRRRAVAHSLIDAGPITLLDTSSSPEQLAAIYERAAWTGAVARPPYWWRLHELFDASDPVKPYVVTHAEGYVRYRPRDTSEWFASDTRTISVDDLVAHSDNAYRALVGHLLDLDLVDVIELGPRPIDDPLPHLLTDPRAVAVTGVRDETWLRLVDVEAALAARTYADTAPVVIEVRDDLLPHNSARFAIGSDKVRRTQHTPDVSLDVAALGSIYLGGNSWTQLARAGLVSAQSTGAISAADALFSTGAQPFAGTNF, from the coding sequence GTGACGGATATCCGCTTCCTACAGACCTCCGCGGAGCGTGAGGGTGCCTTCAGGGTGTTCTGGAGGGCCATGGTCGGCTTGCCTCCCCTGGGCGATATCGCGACCGACCAATTGCTGGAAGCGGGAAGATATCTAGGTGCTTTCGACGATGCGGAGCTCGTCGGCGGAGCCGATTCCTACACCAGCTGGCTCACCGTCCCCGGCGGCGCACGGGTTCCGCACGCCGCTGTCACACATATCGGTGTGCTGCCCACCCACACCCGGCGCGGAATACTCACCTCTTTGGTCACCCGGCAGCTCACCGATATCGCCGGACGTGGAGAGCTCGTCGCCAGCCTGCGCGCCTCCGAGGCGGTGATCTACCGCCGCTTCGGCTATGGGGCCGCGACCAGCAGCGCAACGTACCGCATCCAGCGACGGCGGGCAGTGGCGCACAGCCTCATTGACGCCGGGCCCATCACTTTGCTCGATACATCCTCCTCACCGGAGCAACTCGCCGCGATCTATGAACGTGCGGCGTGGACCGGGGCGGTGGCACGTCCGCCATATTGGTGGCGGCTGCACGAACTATTCGACGCCTCCGACCCGGTGAAGCCTTACGTGGTCACTCACGCCGAGGGCTATGTCAGATATCGGCCGCGGGACACTTCCGAATGGTTCGCCAGCGACACCCGGACAATATCTGTCGATGATCTTGTCGCACATAGCGATAACGCCTACCGTGCACTAGTTGGCCACCTATTGGATCTGGACCTTGTCGATGTCATCGAACTCGGCCCGCGCCCCATCGATGACCCTCTCCCCCACCTGCTGACCGACCCCCGCGCGGTGGCCGTCACCGGTGTCCGCGACGAGACCTGGCTCCGGTTGGTCGATGTCGAGGCGGCATTGGCAGCGCGCACGTACGCGGACACTGCACCCGTGGTGATCGAGGTCCGGGATGACCTGCTGCCACACAACTCGGCACGGTTCGCCATAGGTTCCGACAAGGTCCGTCGCACCCAGCACACCCCTGATGTGTCACTCGATGTCGCCGCCCTGGGGTCGATCTATCTCGGCGGCAACTCGTGGACGCAACTGGCACGTGCCGGCCTGGTATCCGCGCAGTCAACGGGGGCCATCAGCGCGGCGGACGCCCTGTTCTCCACCGGTGCACAGCCCTTCGCCGGTACCAACTTCTAG
- a CDS encoding NtaA/DmoA family FMN-dependent monooxygenase (This protein belongs to a clade of FMN-dependent monooxygenases, within a broader family of flavin-dependent oxidoreductases, the luciferase-like monooxygenase (LMM) family, some of whose members use coenzyme F420 rather than FMN.), whose translation MSDGLRASGSSVTDRQLHLLAFGNVRSGGAWRLPGVRNGPANQLDTLVATARAAEAAKFDAIFFADGLNFGPEATWAHKSTEDFEPLTATSYLAAVTDRLGLVVTGSSTFQPPYHLARQLLSLDHLSAGRAGWNLVTSFAQAAAANFGERGFLPHDERYRLAEETLQVVKALWHSLETDAVIEDRATGIYNDVHKIHVANHEGEFHKVKGPLGVTPSRQGRPVIFQAGSSTTGRAFAAKHAEVVFTGQTDIDRAKNFYQQLHREARAAGRTTAPLITPSLGVVVGSTEAEAHAVESTVYEHFIPEYQAGWLLEVDVNVIGADLDGPVPASAFPESTETHQTALAGYKHLATVGNPTVREFLYRTLNAFGTRFVGSAEQVADQIELWFIEGAADGFILSTSGLPGQFELFTEQVVPILVRRGIFRAEYTGSTLREHLALPWPAPQRAPVLLAH comes from the coding sequence GTGTCTGATGGTCTTCGCGCAAGCGGCTCATCGGTGACTGACCGCCAGCTGCACCTCCTTGCCTTCGGCAACGTGCGCTCGGGCGGCGCGTGGCGACTTCCCGGCGTACGGAACGGCCCGGCCAACCAGCTCGACACGTTGGTTGCCACCGCGAGAGCAGCTGAGGCGGCCAAGTTCGACGCCATCTTCTTCGCCGACGGCCTCAACTTCGGCCCGGAGGCTACCTGGGCCCACAAGTCCACCGAGGACTTCGAACCGCTCACGGCCACCTCATACCTCGCTGCGGTCACCGACCGCCTGGGCCTGGTAGTCACCGGATCCTCGACCTTTCAACCGCCGTATCACCTGGCGCGCCAACTGCTATCGCTCGATCATCTGAGCGCGGGGCGCGCGGGATGGAACCTCGTGACGAGCTTCGCGCAGGCGGCCGCCGCCAACTTCGGCGAGCGGGGCTTCCTCCCACACGACGAGCGCTACCGACTGGCGGAAGAGACGCTTCAGGTGGTGAAGGCCCTATGGCATTCGCTCGAAACGGATGCTGTCATCGAGGACCGCGCCACGGGAATTTACAATGATGTCCACAAGATTCATGTCGCCAACCACGAAGGCGAGTTTCACAAGGTCAAGGGACCGCTCGGCGTCACACCCTCCCGCCAGGGACGTCCGGTGATCTTTCAGGCCGGATCATCCACCACCGGAAGGGCCTTCGCCGCCAAACATGCCGAGGTGGTCTTTACCGGGCAGACCGACATCGACCGCGCCAAGAACTTCTATCAACAACTCCACCGGGAAGCCCGCGCTGCCGGACGAACCACCGCCCCGTTGATCACCCCCTCCCTCGGCGTCGTCGTCGGCTCCACCGAGGCGGAGGCACATGCCGTGGAAAGCACTGTCTACGAACACTTCATCCCCGAATACCAGGCGGGGTGGCTCCTCGAAGTGGATGTCAACGTCATCGGAGCCGACCTGGACGGTCCGGTGCCGGCGTCCGCATTCCCGGAGAGCACCGAGACCCATCAAACCGCGCTGGCCGGATACAAACACCTTGCCACCGTGGGCAATCCGACGGTCCGGGAGTTCCTCTACCGTACGTTGAACGCGTTCGGTACGAGGTTTGTCGGCTCCGCTGAGCAGGTAGCCGATCAGATCGAACTGTGGTTCATCGAAGGTGCGGCCGACGGGTTCATTCTGAGCACATCGGGACTACCTGGCCAATTCGAACTATTCACCGAACAGGTCGTGCCAATCCTGGTGCGTCGCGGCATTTTCCGCGCCGAATACACCGGGTCCACATTGCGCGAGCACTTGGCCTTGCCCTGGCCGGCCCCGCAGCGCGCACCGGTCCTTCTTGCCCATTAG
- a CDS encoding beta-class carbonic anhydrase: MSTTDELLDNAQAYAANFDKGNLPLPPGRKIAIVACMDARLNPYGLLGLHEGDAHVIRNAGGVITEDEIRSLAISQRLLGTEEIILIHHTDCGMLTFTDDAFKRSIQDETGIKPPWSAEAFTDLDEDVRQSVARIKANPFVPRTGSVRGFVYDVTDGTLREVLAQD, translated from the coding sequence ATGTCGACCACTGACGAACTGCTGGACAACGCGCAGGCCTATGCGGCCAACTTCGACAAGGGCAATCTGCCACTACCTCCCGGCCGCAAGATTGCGATTGTCGCGTGCATGGATGCGCGTCTGAATCCGTATGGACTGCTTGGTCTTCACGAGGGCGATGCTCACGTCATCCGCAACGCGGGAGGTGTGATCACCGAGGACGAGATCCGGTCACTGGCCATCTCGCAGCGGCTGCTGGGCACCGAGGAGATCATTCTCATCCATCACACCGATTGCGGCATGCTGACCTTCACCGACGATGCCTTCAAGCGTTCGATTCAGGACGAGACGGGGATCAAGCCGCCCTGGTCTGCCGAGGCCTTCACCGATCTGGACGAGGACGTCCGACAGTCGGTGGCCCGGATCAAGGCCAACCCGTTTGTTCCACGCACAGGCAGTGTGCGGGGATTTGTCTACGACGTCACGGACGGCACGTTGCGTGAGGTGCTCGCCCAGGACTAA
- a CDS encoding SMI1/KNR4 family protein, with the protein MAEPVGIQAWRELLDAMIDNKRRHASVDDGLYPVTHPNPGATEEQLHDAEERLGRPLDPQYREFLGVANGWESYHFSTNLLGTSDIGVGDRWNETARTIAQWFDETDTAEDLGVADDSTQFAPIADTGNGYAGCLYLYTGQSDEARGGSVFRLDIDSRTMWPDLYSYLHHENLEQGMYLAEQEMGPHARTWGRDIRPSPPTMVEIVAKLAELTARVKSVTPAQRRPGASQSELNLLTSYLGAALDSEHRELLAAANGLTSSYIGEVLSIEQILDGSRWREGILSAQEFHDELERKSVAMFGPRTRERPSVLQIVGSSSAVPFAVAPGELLAVGPDGEVRGLVRDAMSELNGGWHPPHGSVREYLLKVCDHIWDQTARNR; encoded by the coding sequence GTGGCGGAACCGGTGGGAATTCAGGCCTGGCGTGAATTACTCGACGCAATGATCGATAACAAGCGGCGGCATGCCTCGGTGGACGACGGTCTGTATCCGGTGACCCACCCCAATCCTGGTGCTACTGAGGAACAACTTCACGATGCCGAGGAACGGCTCGGCCGCCCGTTAGATCCGCAGTACCGTGAGTTCCTCGGTGTGGCTAATGGCTGGGAGAGCTATCATTTCAGTACGAACTTGTTGGGCACCAGCGATATTGGTGTCGGCGATCGTTGGAATGAGACTGCTCGCACCATCGCGCAGTGGTTTGATGAGACCGATACCGCCGAAGACCTGGGTGTCGCCGACGATTCGACCCAGTTCGCGCCGATCGCCGATACCGGCAACGGCTATGCCGGCTGCCTCTATCTCTACACCGGGCAGTCCGATGAAGCACGAGGGGGAAGTGTGTTCCGGCTCGACATCGATTCGCGGACGATGTGGCCGGATCTGTACTCCTATCTACATCACGAGAATCTTGAGCAAGGGATGTACCTGGCCGAGCAGGAGATGGGTCCCCACGCCCGAACCTGGGGGCGCGATATCCGCCCGTCACCACCGACGATGGTCGAGATCGTCGCTAAGCTCGCTGAGCTGACAGCGCGTGTTAAGTCCGTGACCCCTGCGCAGCGTCGTCCCGGTGCCAGTCAGTCCGAATTGAACTTGCTGACATCGTATCTCGGTGCGGCGTTGGATTCCGAACATCGGGAACTGTTGGCGGCCGCCAACGGATTGACCAGCAGCTACATCGGCGAGGTGTTATCCATAGAACAGATCCTTGACGGGAGTCGTTGGCGGGAAGGAATTCTCAGCGCGCAGGAGTTCCATGACGAACTCGAACGTAAAAGCGTGGCCATGTTCGGACCTCGAACGCGCGAGCGGCCGTCGGTGCTCCAGATCGTGGGTTCGAGCTCTGCCGTGCCCTTCGCTGTTGCGCCCGGCGAACTGCTTGCTGTCGGGCCGGACGGCGAGGTCCGTGGGTTGGTTCGCGATGCAATGTCCGAGTTGAACGGCGGTTGGCATCCGCCGCACGGATCTGTCCGTGAGTACTTGTTGAAGGTGTGCGATCACATCTGGGATCAGACCGCTCGTAACCGTTGA
- the lpdA gene encoding dihydrolipoyl dehydrogenase produces the protein MTAHYDVVVLGAGPGGYVAAIRAAQLGLTTAIVEEKYWGGVCLNVGCIPSKALLRNAELAHIFTKEAKTFGISGEATFDFGAAFDRSRKVAEGRVAGVHFLMKKNKITEYEGVGTFTDANTLAVKKADGSTETLTFANVIIATGSSVRLVPGTALSENVVTYEKQIMTRELPGSIIIAGAGAIGMEFAYVLKNYGVDVTIVEFLPRALPNEDAEVSKEIEKQYKKLGVKILTGTKVESIQDEGGSGPVRVKVSKDGQESELVADKVLQAIGFAPNVEGFGLDKTGVALTDRGAIAIDERMRTNVPHIYAIGDVTSKLQLAHVAEAQGVVAAETIAGAETLELGDYRMMPRATFCQPQVASFGLTEEQARAEGYDVKVAKFPFTANGKAHGLADPTGFVKLIADAKYGELIGGHLIGPDVSELLPELTLAQKWDLTVNELTRNVHTHPTLSEALQEAFHGLAGHMINF, from the coding sequence GTGACTGCACACTATGACGTCGTCGTTCTCGGAGCAGGTCCCGGTGGCTATGTCGCGGCCATTCGCGCAGCCCAGTTGGGTCTGACTACAGCCATCGTCGAGGAGAAGTATTGGGGCGGGGTCTGCCTCAATGTCGGGTGTATCCCGTCCAAGGCGCTGCTGCGCAACGCGGAGCTGGCCCACATCTTCACCAAGGAAGCCAAGACATTCGGCATCAGTGGTGAGGCCACCTTCGATTTCGGTGCCGCGTTCGACCGCAGCCGCAAGGTCGCCGAGGGTCGCGTGGCCGGCGTGCACTTCTTGATGAAAAAGAACAAGATCACCGAGTACGAGGGTGTGGGCACCTTCACCGATGCCAATACGCTCGCCGTGAAAAAGGCCGATGGCTCGACGGAGACGCTGACCTTCGCCAATGTGATCATCGCCACCGGTAGCAGCGTGCGGCTGGTACCCGGGACCGCGCTCTCGGAGAACGTGGTCACCTACGAGAAGCAGATCATGACCCGCGAGCTCCCCGGATCGATCATCATCGCCGGCGCCGGCGCCATCGGTATGGAGTTCGCCTACGTCCTCAAGAACTACGGCGTGGACGTCACCATCGTCGAGTTCCTCCCACGCGCACTGCCCAATGAGGACGCCGAGGTGTCCAAGGAGATCGAGAAGCAGTACAAGAAGCTGGGCGTCAAGATCCTCACGGGCACCAAGGTCGAATCGATCCAGGATGAAGGGGGCAGCGGTCCCGTTCGCGTCAAGGTCAGCAAGGACGGGCAGGAAAGCGAGCTCGTCGCCGACAAGGTGTTGCAGGCCATCGGTTTTGCCCCGAACGTCGAGGGCTTCGGCCTGGATAAGACCGGTGTCGCGCTCACCGACCGCGGCGCCATCGCCATCGACGAGCGGATGCGTACCAACGTGCCGCACATCTACGCCATTGGTGATGTCACCTCCAAACTGCAGCTGGCGCACGTTGCCGAGGCGCAGGGTGTTGTCGCCGCCGAAACCATTGCCGGCGCCGAGACGCTGGAGCTCGGCGACTACCGGATGATGCCCCGTGCGACGTTCTGCCAGCCGCAGGTCGCCAGCTTCGGGCTCACCGAGGAGCAAGCTCGTGCCGAGGGATACGACGTCAAGGTGGCCAAGTTCCCGTTCACCGCGAACGGCAAGGCACACGGCCTCGCGGACCCGACCGGTTTCGTGAAGCTGATCGCCGACGCCAAGTACGGCGAGCTGATCGGCGGACACCTGATCGGTCCCGATGTTTCCGAGCTGCTGCCCGAGCTGACGCTCGCACAGAAGTGGGACCTCACGGTCAACGAACTGACCCGCAACGTGCACACGCACCCGACGCTGTCCGAGGCGCTGCAGGAGGCGTTCCACGGACTCGCGGGGCACATGATCAACTTCTGA
- a CDS encoding putative holin, whose amino-acid sequence MIPLPRAQVVASAMLLGIAVGLVAGMSSVFIVHEPVRPDLFIGVVVAVPSLIGFFILIASTRKWMTALAAFVLAISPGWFGILAAIQVIHSV is encoded by the coding sequence GTGATACCACTGCCACGCGCGCAGGTTGTAGCTAGCGCGATGCTGCTGGGGATAGCAGTTGGACTTGTCGCTGGGATGTCTAGCGTGTTCATCGTGCACGAACCAGTGCGGCCCGACCTATTCATTGGCGTTGTCGTCGCGGTACCCAGCCTGATCGGGTTCTTCATCTTGATCGCGTCCACGCGTAAATGGATGACGGCCCTGGCGGCATTCGTACTGGCGATTTCTCCCGGGTGGTTCGGGATTCTTGCGGCGATACAGGTGATTCACAGTGTCTGA
- a CDS encoding prolyl oligopeptidase family serine peptidase — MTSARRSPDPHLWLEDIGGDEPLNWVREHNSITTGEFSGTRFDDMRAEALAILNTDAQIPYVRRRGEYLYNFWRDAHNARGLWRRTTLDQYRLEDPQWDVIIDVDALAETEEENWVWAGATALRPEFRRALVSLSRGGSDAVVVREFDLETRQFVPDGFVLPEAKTQIGWIDADTVFVGTDFGPDSLTDSGYPRLVKRWKRGQSPNDAELVFSGESSDVMVGASFDDTPGFERTLISRATDFFNSEVHELSVDGELLRIDVPTDASVSVHREWLLVELKSPWLVDGTEHSAGTLLAARYADFLAGDRAVTPVFVPDEHASLHHYAWTRERLTVAILRDVVSEILVFTPGTWDSEPLAGVPVNTTTQIVAVDDLGDEIFLDTSGFTQPSTLLRGEVGTASATQAWVSTIKSAPSFFDDASFEVAQHFARSDDGTSIPYFVVRAKGSDEAGPTLLGGYGGFEVARTPGYDGVLGKLWLSRGGTYVLANIRGGGEYGPVWHTQAMREGRHLVYEDFAAVARDLVARGITTATQLGAQGGSNGGLLMGVMLTAYPELFGALVCQVPLLDMRRYHLLLAGASWVAEYGDPDNPDDWEFISKYSPYQNISPEKRYPPVLVTTSTRDDRVHPGHARKMTAALQEAGQPVWYYENIEGGHGGAANNEQSAFKAALAIEFLWRQLAP; from the coding sequence ATGACGTCGGCGCGCCGCTCCCCGGACCCACATCTCTGGCTCGAAGACATTGGCGGTGACGAGCCGCTGAACTGGGTGCGCGAACACAACTCGATAACAACCGGCGAGTTTTCCGGTACGCGTTTTGACGATATGCGGGCCGAGGCGCTGGCCATTCTCAATACGGATGCACAGATCCCCTATGTGCGCCGGCGGGGCGAGTACCTCTACAACTTCTGGCGCGATGCCCACAACGCCCGCGGCCTTTGGCGCCGAACCACTTTGGATCAGTACCGTCTGGAAGATCCCCAATGGGACGTCATCATCGACGTCGACGCCCTGGCGGAGACCGAAGAAGAAAACTGGGTTTGGGCTGGCGCGACCGCGCTTCGCCCCGAATTCCGCCGGGCACTGGTCAGTTTGTCGCGCGGCGGGTCGGACGCGGTGGTGGTGCGCGAATTCGATCTGGAAACAAGACAGTTCGTGCCGGACGGTTTCGTGCTGCCCGAGGCCAAGACGCAGATCGGCTGGATCGACGCGGACACCGTTTTCGTGGGCACCGATTTTGGGCCCGACAGTCTCACCGATTCGGGGTATCCCCGTCTGGTCAAACGCTGGAAGCGCGGGCAATCCCCGAACGATGCGGAGCTGGTGTTTAGCGGTGAATCCTCAGACGTGATGGTGGGTGCCAGCTTTGACGACACTCCGGGCTTTGAACGCACCCTGATCAGCCGGGCCACCGACTTCTTCAACTCCGAAGTACACGAGTTAAGCGTCGACGGAGAGCTGCTGCGCATCGACGTCCCCACCGATGCCTCGGTATCGGTACACCGCGAATGGCTCCTCGTCGAGCTCAAGTCGCCGTGGCTTGTGGATGGCACCGAGCATTCGGCCGGGACGCTGTTGGCCGCTCGCTATGCGGACTTCCTCGCCGGCGATCGCGCCGTCACCCCGGTATTCGTTCCCGATGAGCATGCGAGCCTGCATCACTACGCGTGGACCCGGGAACGGCTCACCGTCGCGATCCTGCGCGATGTGGTCAGCGAGATCCTGGTCTTCACCCCGGGCACCTGGGACTCCGAACCACTGGCCGGTGTGCCGGTCAACACCACCACGCAGATCGTCGCGGTCGATGACCTGGGCGACGAGATTTTCCTCGACACATCAGGATTCACCCAGCCGTCGACGCTGCTGCGCGGTGAAGTGGGCACAGCGAGCGCCACCCAGGCCTGGGTGTCCACCATCAAGTCGGCGCCGTCGTTCTTCGACGACGCATCCTTTGAGGTGGCCCAACACTTCGCACGATCCGACGACGGGACATCGATTCCGTATTTCGTGGTGCGCGCCAAGGGATCCGATGAGGCGGGACCAACTCTGCTCGGCGGTTATGGGGGCTTTGAGGTCGCCCGGACTCCCGGATACGACGGTGTGCTGGGCAAGCTGTGGCTGTCTCGCGGTGGCACGTACGTGCTGGCCAACATCCGCGGGGGCGGTGAGTACGGCCCCGTGTGGCACACCCAGGCCATGCGTGAGGGACGCCATCTGGTGTACGAGGACTTCGCCGCTGTCGCGCGCGATCTGGTGGCTCGGGGCATCACCACCGCGACACAGCTGGGCGCACAGGGCGGAAGCAACGGCGGCCTGCTGATGGGGGTGATGCTCACGGCATACCCAGAGCTGTTCGGCGCGTTGGTGTGCCAGGTGCCGCTGCTGGATATGCGGCGCTACCACCTGCTACTGGCCGGCGCCTCCTGGGTTGCCGAGTATGGCGACCCCGACAATCCCGACGACTGGGAGTTCATCTCCAAATACTCTCCTTACCAAAATATTTCGCCCGAGAAGCGTTATCCACCGGTTCTGGTGACCACCTCGACCCGCGATGACCGCGTTCACCCGGGGCACGCGCGCAAGATGACCGCCGCATTACAAGAGGCCGGGCAACCCGTCTGGTACTACGAGAACATCGAGGGCGGCCACGGCGGTGCGGCCAACAACGAACAGTCGGCATTCAAGGCAGCGCTGGCCATCGAGTTCCTCTGGCGCCAGCTCGCACCCTGA
- a CDS encoding nitroreductase/quinone reductase family protein, with the protein MSESNTVPPWVNKMVKGLLRSPLHPVLSGNIALFTFTGRKSGKEYNIAATYVRDGDVLTVFTDRAWAKNLRDGRPVTALVRGKRLDGTAELSTGPQIAAPLAELLQRVPRDAKYHNVRRNPDGSFNQSDIDRAAASESMVTVRLS; encoded by the coding sequence ATGAGCGAATCCAACACCGTTCCACCGTGGGTTAACAAGATGGTCAAGGGCCTGCTCCGCAGCCCGCTGCACCCCGTACTCAGCGGCAACATCGCGTTGTTCACCTTCACCGGCCGCAAGAGTGGCAAGGAATACAACATCGCCGCCACCTACGTACGCGATGGCGATGTGTTGACCGTCTTCACCGATAGGGCGTGGGCCAAGAACCTGCGCGACGGTCGTCCTGTCACCGCCCTGGTGCGCGGCAAGCGGCTCGATGGCACCGCCGAGTTGTCCACCGGCCCGCAGATCGCCGCGCCGCTTGCCGAGCTGCTGCAGCGGGTGCCGCGAGATGCCAAATATCACAACGTGCGCCGCAATCCGGACGGCAGCTTCAACCAATCCGATATCGACCGGGCCGCCGCCAGTGAGAGCATGGTGACCGTGCGCCTGTCATGA
- the ppk2 gene encoding polyphosphate kinase 2: MTETITAAAQGYTVDDDDDDDPILIAPDGVAVDTWRENYPYDERMSRQQYELEKRLLQIELLKLQNWSKRTGARHVILFEGRDAAGKGGTIKRFMEHLNPRGARVVALEKPSERERTQWYFQRYVPHLPAAGEMVYFDRSWYNRAGVERVMGFCSDEQHSEFIHQAPLFEQMLVNDGISLTKLWFSVSAAEQRTRFAIRQVDPVRQWKLSPMDLASLDKWGAYTKAKEEMFSLTDTDHAPWIVVKSNDKKRARVNAMRHVLGKFDYDDKDTDVVGQADPLILGRALTD; the protein is encoded by the coding sequence GTGACCGAGACGATTACCGCCGCCGCGCAGGGCTACACCGTCGACGATGATGATGACGACGATCCGATACTCATTGCGCCTGACGGCGTCGCGGTGGATACCTGGCGGGAAAACTATCCGTACGACGAGCGGATGAGCCGCCAGCAGTACGAGCTTGAGAAGCGGCTGCTGCAGATCGAGCTCCTCAAGCTGCAGAACTGGAGCAAGCGCACCGGTGCCCGGCACGTCATCCTCTTCGAGGGGCGCGACGCCGCGGGCAAGGGCGGCACCATCAAGCGGTTCATGGAGCACCTCAACCCACGTGGTGCCCGGGTTGTCGCACTGGAGAAGCCGTCCGAGCGGGAACGCACCCAGTGGTATTTCCAGCGGTATGTTCCGCATCTGCCGGCGGCCGGAGAGATGGTGTACTTCGACAGGTCCTGGTACAACCGCGCCGGCGTCGAACGGGTCATGGGATTCTGTTCCGACGAACAGCATTCCGAATTCATCCACCAGGCACCACTTTTCGAGCAGATGCTGGTCAATGACGGCATCAGTCTCACCAAGCTGTGGTTCTCGGTGTCGGCCGCCGAGCAGCGCACGCGTTTCGCGATCCGGCAGGTTGACCCGGTGCGGCAGTGGAAGCTCTCGCCGATGGACTTGGCATCCCTGGACAAGTGGGGCGCCTACACCAAGGCCAAGGAAGAGATGTTCTCGCTGACCGACACCGATCACGCGCCGTGGATCGTGGTGAAGAGCAACGACAAGAAGCGGGCCCGTGTCAACGCGATGCGGCATGTCCTGGGCAAATTCGACTACGACGACAAGGACACCGACGTCGTCGGCCAGGCCGATCCGCTGATCCTGGGACGCGCGCTCACGGACTAA